The DNA window CGTGGTAGTGGCGATCACGGTGACGGGATGACCGCGGTGTACCCCGAGACCGCCTGAGGCGACGGCGATTTCGAGGCCGAGCTTGAGGGCGTCGTGGCAGCGCTGAGCCGGCGTGCGGTCATCGCGCGCCCCGGGATTGCTGTCGGGGCAATCCGGTTGATGGCGGCCGGGCCGCACCGCCGCTTCGAGCGCTTCGAAGTAGGCCCGGGCCTCGGGATCCAGCAGGCCGGTCAGCCGCGACATCCCGTCGGGCCCTTGCGGGCTCAGGTGGAGGCCGCGGCGGCGCGCTCGATCGACGTCGGTGAAGAGGCCATCGGGATTGAGATAGTCGGCAATCCGCTGGCCCAGTTTGGTGACCACGGCGGCGTCGAGTCTGGTCGCATGCCGCACCAGCGTGCGCTCGGCGTCCGCCGCGTCGGAGGGGGAGACGCAGGAGGGCAGCAGATCCACGGCCGCACAGACGGCGCGGATATGGTCCTCACCGACCGTGCCCACGGACACAGCCGCCGCCAGCGCCGGGAGCTCGGGTTCCAGTGGTGCGCCCGTCAGCGAGCGGCGCGGCCGCAGACGGGCCGCGAGCCGGAAGCGGCGCGAGACTTCCCTGGGCGTGATGCGAAGCCGCGCCCACAACATGGCGCGCACCGCGGGTGCGCACCCCGGTTCGTCCGGCGGGTCGGCGATTTCGCCGAAGACCCGGTACATCAGCCCACGGTTGATCCGGTCCTGGGCTTCCAGACGTTCGGCGACGTCGACCCGGAAGGCGTTGCCGACCGCATCCGACGAGGTCTGACGCAGGACCCGGTGGGCCGCATCGATGGCGTCGAGCGCGGAGCACATTTGCTCTCGCGCCTGTTCGGCGTTCATCGGAGGACTCACACGTCCACCGTATCGAACATACGTTCGATTCCAAGTGCAACGGCGCAGTATGTGGATGAACCACCGACTGTGCACAAGCCGGAACGCCGATCCTGGCCCTAGGGCGGTCTGACGTGCAAGTATGAGAAAAGTCAGTGCCGCAGCGGCGGCAGGCAACCAATCGAGTGGTGTGCCAATGCCTGGTATGGACAAGCCGACAGGGCGAGCGGTTGCCCTGATCGTCCTGCTGCTCGTGGTCGCGGCCGCCCTGCGCGGCTACCTCCCCGCTCGCCACGACGCCATGCGCAGCGAGTCGGGCAGCCGCGCGGCGCTGGCCTTCGTGGTCGCGGCTCTGGCCGTGACGCTTGCGCTGATCGCGGTGGCCGTGATCGCGCGGTTGCGAGACCCCCGCGCCCCCGCGCCGAGTGCCGCAGGATTGTCCGACATGCTCGGCACCGGCAAGGGTCGACCGAACTGGCGCGTGTTGCTGATCGGGCTCGGCGTGATCGTCGCCTGGCTGCTGATCATGCTGCTGCTGGCCCGGTTCTTGCCCCACGGCGTCGCGCCCGCCCCGCCCGATAGCGGCAGCGTGGCGCCGTCGACGCATCCGCCCGCTCCGGCGTCGCAGCAGCATCCGCACCGTCCTCGCGTCGGCTCGCAGAACATGCTGGGGATCCTGCTTGCCTGCACGGTCGCCATGGTGGTGATGTTGGTCGTCGGGACGGTCGCCACGGCGCGGCGGCGCTGGCGTCCGCCGGCTCGCGCCGTCACCGACGAGCCGGCGGAATCCCCGGCGCCGGCGCCGCGCTCGGAATCACTGGCGCGGGCGGCCGAACGTGGACTGGCGGAGATGACCGACCTCAGCCGCGAGCCGCGAGAGGCGATCATCGCCTGCTATGCCGCGATGGAACGTGAACTCGCGCGTGTTCCCGGCGCCGTTCCCCAGGAATTCGACACCCCGACCGAGGTTCTCGCCCGCGCGGTCGAGCACCACGCCCTGCACGCCGACAACGCCGTCCAATTGGTGAACCTGTTCGCCGAGGCGCGGTTTAGCCCCCACGTGATGAACGAGGGTCACCGCGACATGGCGGTGCGCGTCCTTCGGGTGGTCCTCGACGAACTGGGTTCGCGGAGTTCCGTATGAAAAAGACGGCGAGCCTGGGCATTTGCCTCATCATCGGCATAGAGCTGCTGGCGCTGAGCCAGCATGATCGACGGTGGGTGTTGGCGGCCTCCGGTGTTGGGCTGGCTCTCGTATTGCTCAGCCTTCGCCATGCCCTGGCGCGCGGGCTCGATGCCGATGGGGAGCCGACCGCCGATGAGCTCGGGGATTCGTTGCGCCGCTGGCTTTCCACCACCGAGACGACCATCCGGTGGTCGGAGTCCACCCGGGCCGACTGGGACCGGCACCTGCGCCCGATGCTCGCGCGCCGGTACGAGATGACAACTGGCCAAAGGCAATCCAAGGACCCCGCGGCTTTCCACGCAACCGGGCGCATGCTCTTCGGCGTGGAACTGTGGGAATGGGTCAATCCCAACAACGTGATACGCAGCAGCGGCCACCAACCCGGGCCGGGCCGGGCGGCGCTGCAGGAGATTCTGCAAAAGCTCGAGCAGATATGACAGGAGGCGCGATCCGAACATGACGCTGCCGGCCGCGACCACGACCGCCCACTGCGAGGCGATCCTCGACGAAATAGAACGCGTGGTGGTGGGAAAACGCTCCGCGCTTCGGCTTATCCTCACCACGGTCCTCGCGCGCGGTCACATCCTCATCGAGGACCTGCCGGGTCTGGGCAAGACACTGATTGCGAGATCCTTCGCCGCCGCGCTGGGGCTGCAATTCACCCGGGTGCAGTTCACGCCCGACCTGTTGCCCGCGGACCTGCTCGGCTCGACGATCTACGACATGCAGTCCGGCCGCTTCGCGTTCCGGCCAGGCCCCATCTTCACCAACTTGTTGCTGGCCGACGAGATCAATCGCACGCCGCCGAAAACCCAAGCGGCGCTGCTGGAGGCGATGGCCGAGGGCCAAGTCAGCATCGACGGGGAAACACACCAGCTGCCAAAGCCTTTCATCGTGCTGGCCACCGACAACCCGATCGAGTACGAGGGCACCTATCCGCTGCCCGAGGCGCAACTCGACCGGTTCGCGATCAGGCTGGAATTGCGGTATCTCAACGAACGAGACGAGACCTCGATGTTGCGCCGCCGCCTCGAACGCGGTTCGGCCGAACCGACGGTCAACCAGGTGGTGGATGCGCACGACCTACTCGCCATGCGTGAATCCGTCGAGCAGGTGACCGTGCACGAAGACGTCTTGCACTACGTCGTTTCCCTGGCCAACGCCACGCGGCACCATCCGCAGGTCGCGGTGGGCGCCAGCCCGCGTGCCGAACTGGACTTGGTGCAGCTGGCCCGCGCCCGCGCACTGCTGCTCGGCCGCGACTACGTCATCCCCGAGGACGTGAAGGCGCTCGCAATCGCGGCGGTCTCACACCGCATCACCCTGCGCCCGGAAATGTGGGTGCGGAAGATCCAGGGCGCCGATGTCATCGGAGAGTTGTTGCACCGCTTACCGGTGCCCCGAACCGGCGCCAGTGCCGGAGAGACGGGATGATCCCGACGTGACGTTCAGTGGTGCGGTCGAGTTCCGCTGGCGTGCATCGGAATTGACACGAGCCATCGCCACCTGCGCAGGTTTTGCGCTGGCCGCCGCCGTGATAGGCGCCCAGTGGCAGCTGATCGCGTTCGCGGCGCCCCTGCTCGGCGTGCTGTGCTCGATCAGCTGGCAGCGGCCGGTCCCGACGATCCACGTGCACGGCGAGCCCGCCGCCCAGCGTTGCTTCGAAAACGAGCAGGCGCACATCAGGGTGTGGGTGACGCAGGAAGACGGGACGTCGGCCGTAGAGGTCACGGTTCCCGACATTGCGGGCATGGAACTCGGGATCGCCGAATCCGATGCGGGGCAGGCGAAAACGGTCACGGCCACCGCGCAGCGCTGGGGCCGGTATTCCATCGAGGCCCGCATCGACGTCGTCGCCCGCGGTGGGCTGCTCAGCGGAACGGCCACCGCCGGGGCCGCCGAGGTCTTTGTGTTTCCGTTGACGCCGCCGCAGCAGACGCCCATCCCGCAGACCGAGTTGCTCGACCGGTTGGGCACGCACCTGACCCGCCACATCGGTCCGGGCGTGGAATACGCCGACATTCGCCCCTATGTGCCTGGCGACCAACTGCGCGCGGTGAATTGGCCGGTGAGTGCGCGCCGCGGCCAACTGCACGTGACGCAGCGATTGACCGATCGCGCCGCCGATGTGGTGGTGCTGATCGACGGGTACCGGCAGCCCGCGGGTCCGGCGACCGAGGCCACCGAACGCGTCGTCCGCGGCGCCGCGCAAGTGGTGCAAACCGCGTTGCGCCACGGTGACCGGGCCGGCATCGTCGCTCTCGGGGGCAACCACCCGCGCTGGCTGGGCGCCGACATCGGGCAGCGCCAGTTCTATCGGGTGCTCGACACGGTCCTTGATGCCGGTGACCGATTCGAAAGCACAACGGGCACGCTGGCGCCGCGCGCGGCTGTTCCCGCCGGGGCGATCGTCATCGCGTTCTCCACCCTGCTTGACACCGAATTCGCCTTGGCCCTCATCAATTTGCGCAAACGCGGCCATGTCGTGCTGGCCGTCGACATTCTCGACAGCTCGCCGTTCGAAGACGAACAGGATCCCCTGGTGGACCGGATGTGGGCGCTGCAGCGCTCGGCGATGTATCGAGACATGGCCACCACCGGTGTGGACATCGTGTCGTGGCCGGGCGACAGCGGTTTGGAGCAGTCGATGGGTGTGCTGCCGGATCGGCGCCGCCGGGTGCGGGGGAGGTTGCGTGGCTGACGGCGATGCGGGAGCGCTGGCGCGGGTCTGGGCACCCGCGTTCGCGACGGGTTTCGGCCTGCTCATGGTGGGGCTGGCCGCCGATGGCGGGGACGGCTCCGCGGTCGCCGCGTGGGTGCCGGCGCTGATCGCGGTCGCCGTCGGCACTGTGTTCCGTCGCGCCGCAACGCTTGCCGTGCTGCTTGCTTCGGTCATCGTCGTGCTGTCAAACCCGCCGCTGTTGTTCGTCGCGCTGTCCGGTTTGTGCGCGGCCGCCTACCTGGTATGCCGCCATGCGGTCGGCGCGTCCGCCCCGGTGGTGCTGGACAGCTGGCCGACCGCGGTTGGCGCCGTTGGGTTTACGTTTGCCGGACTGGTTGCGACGTCGTTTCCCCTGCAGCTGCCGTGGTTGCCGTTGGTCGCCCCGCTCGGGGCGTTGCTGATCTACCTGCTGGCCATCCGGCCGTTCATGAGCTGACCGCTGATCCGGGGGCCGCAGTCAGTGCAGCAGCTGGGCGGCCTGGTCGGCCAGATCGAGCAGCGGCTGCGGGAAGATGCCCAACACGACGGTGACCGCGGCGCAGACCGCGATCGCGGCCTTGCTCAAAATTCCCGGGGCCACGACGTGCGGGGTGTCCTCGGTCGCTTCGGTGAAGAACATCGACACGATCACCCGCACGTAGAAGTAGGCGGCGATCCCGCTGGCGACCACACCGACGATCACCAGGGGCGCGGCGCCGCCCTGGGCGGCGGCCTTGAACACCGCGAGCTTGCTGATGAATCCACTGGTCAGGGGGATGCCGGCGAAGGCCAACAAGAACATCGAAAACATCACGCCCACAATGGGTGAGCGCTGTCCGAGCCC is part of the Mycobacterium mantenii genome and encodes:
- a CDS encoding DUF58 domain-containing protein yields the protein MTFSGAVEFRWRASELTRAIATCAGFALAAAVIGAQWQLIAFAAPLLGVLCSISWQRPVPTIHVHGEPAAQRCFENEQAHIRVWVTQEDGTSAVEVTVPDIAGMELGIAESDAGQAKTVTATAQRWGRYSIEARIDVVARGGLLSGTATAGAAEVFVFPLTPPQQTPIPQTELLDRLGTHLTRHIGPGVEYADIRPYVPGDQLRAVNWPVSARRGQLHVTQRLTDRAADVVVLIDGYRQPAGPATEATERVVRGAAQVVQTALRHGDRAGIVALGGNHPRWLGADIGQRQFYRVLDTVLDAGDRFESTTGTLAPRAAVPAGAIVIAFSTLLDTEFALALINLRKRGHVVLAVDILDSSPFEDEQDPLVDRMWALQRSAMYRDMATTGVDIVSWPGDSGLEQSMGVLPDRRRRVRGRLRG
- a CDS encoding DUF4129 domain-containing protein; its protein translation is MDKPTGRAVALIVLLLVVAAALRGYLPARHDAMRSESGSRAALAFVVAALAVTLALIAVAVIARLRDPRAPAPSAAGLSDMLGTGKGRPNWRVLLIGLGVIVAWLLIMLLLARFLPHGVAPAPPDSGSVAPSTHPPAPASQQHPHRPRVGSQNMLGILLACTVAMVVMLVVGTVATARRRWRPPARAVTDEPAESPAPAPRSESLARAAERGLAEMTDLSREPREAIIACYAAMERELARVPGAVPQEFDTPTEVLARAVEHHALHADNAVQLVNLFAEARFSPHVMNEGHRDMAVRVLRVVLDELGSRSSV
- a CDS encoding AAA family ATPase, encoding MTLPAATTTAHCEAILDEIERVVVGKRSALRLILTTVLARGHILIEDLPGLGKTLIARSFAAALGLQFTRVQFTPDLLPADLLGSTIYDMQSGRFAFRPGPIFTNLLLADEINRTPPKTQAALLEAMAEGQVSIDGETHQLPKPFIVLATDNPIEYEGTYPLPEAQLDRFAIRLELRYLNERDETSMLRRRLERGSAEPTVNQVVDAHDLLAMRESVEQVTVHEDVLHYVVSLANATRHHPQVAVGASPRAELDLVQLARARALLLGRDYVIPEDVKALAIAAVSHRITLRPEMWVRKIQGADVIGELLHRLPVPRTGASAGETG
- a CDS encoding HNH endonuclease signature motif containing protein, whose product is MNAEQAREQMCSALDAIDAAHRVLRQTSSDAVGNAFRVDVAERLEAQDRINRGLMYRVFGEIADPPDEPGCAPAVRAMLWARLRITPREVSRRFRLAARLRPRRSLTGAPLEPELPALAAAVSVGTVGEDHIRAVCAAVDLLPSCVSPSDAADAERTLVRHATRLDAAVVTKLGQRIADYLNPDGLFTDVDRARRRGLHLSPQGPDGMSRLTGLLDPEARAYFEALEAAVRPGRHQPDCPDSNPGARDDRTPAQRCHDALKLGLEIAVASGGLGVHRGHPVTVIATTTLAELDRAARASVDPSTPMPTPASTGGGSRLPMPDLIRMAAKAIHYLAVFDEHTGRPLYLGRQKRIATADQRIICYARDRGCTHPNCLEPGYHCEVHHAHEWADGGRTDADNLFFACGSDHGAVGRGEWRTVVDGNGRLGWTDGDGPPDVNHAHHPDELLRGDPDPPEGASA